Proteins from a single region of Lysinibacillus sp. JNUCC-52:
- a CDS encoding ABC transporter ATP-binding protein, producing MQAVRQLGRFLGPYKFFTLIAPLLMVLEVTMDLIQPTIMQHMIDTGIANNDNPYVFKMFIFMLISAVLGLVGGLGCSIYSSKAAIHFASDIRQSLYEKMMTYSAKERDAFTTGKLITILTSDVESIQRAFMMTLRIFVRGPLLFIGAVVIVFVTARELFSILLVIVPILIIAMYFFTKYSGVLYRKVQEAIDGVNTKLQENLAGIRVVKAFRREKHQVEQFGDLNDALTKRFITAEQIVGVLVPFTMFVVNLGIVAALWLGAIKVEAGTLQVGVILAFINYLTIILNGLMSSSMVLMQIARALPSGERIVDVLNKEVAVQEAAQPITSSIQGTIEFQNVSYRYYETSEDVLKNITFSVKAGQTVGLIGKTGSGKSTLVKLLPRLFDPTSGSILLDGKPLNQYALTTLREHIGFTSQKALLFSGSIEKNIRLGKEAATQEQLNQALEGACASEFVEKLERGLAHELSQSATNLSGGQKQRLALTRAFVRQPTILVLDDTTSALDSASEKHVQQAISEHFQETTTFIVASKITSIQQADLILVLEDGEIVGQGTHQQLLQSNQPYQAIYASQQKAGEQQ from the coding sequence ATGCAGGCAGTTAGACAGTTAGGGCGCTTTTTAGGGCCTTATAAATTTTTTACGCTTATTGCACCCCTTTTAATGGTGCTTGAGGTAACGATGGATTTAATCCAGCCAACTATTATGCAACATATGATTGATACAGGGATTGCCAATAATGACAATCCATATGTATTTAAAATGTTTATTTTCATGCTTATAAGTGCTGTACTTGGATTAGTAGGGGGGCTGGGGTGCTCTATTTATAGCTCAAAGGCAGCCATTCATTTTGCCTCTGATATACGTCAGTCTTTATATGAGAAAATGATGACCTATTCGGCAAAAGAACGGGATGCGTTTACTACTGGCAAGCTGATTACAATTTTAACAAGTGATGTGGAAAGTATTCAGCGTGCGTTTATGATGACGCTTCGTATTTTTGTACGTGGACCATTGTTATTTATTGGTGCGGTTGTCATCGTGTTTGTAACGGCACGCGAGTTATTTTCAATATTGCTTGTAATTGTACCAATCTTAATTATCGCAATGTATTTTTTCACTAAGTATTCTGGAGTTTTATATCGTAAAGTACAGGAGGCAATTGACGGGGTTAATACGAAGCTGCAGGAGAATTTAGCAGGAATTCGTGTTGTAAAGGCTTTTCGTCGTGAAAAACATCAAGTAGAGCAATTCGGAGATCTAAATGATGCACTTACAAAACGTTTTATTACGGCTGAACAAATTGTAGGTGTGCTCGTACCGTTTACAATGTTTGTAGTGAACCTCGGAATTGTTGCAGCACTTTGGCTTGGTGCTATTAAAGTTGAAGCAGGCACATTGCAAGTTGGTGTAATTCTCGCTTTTATTAACTATTTAACAATTATTTTAAATGGGCTAATGTCTTCCAGTATGGTGTTAATGCAAATTGCTCGTGCACTTCCATCTGGCGAGCGTATTGTTGATGTTCTGAACAAGGAAGTAGCAGTGCAAGAAGCAGCACAGCCAATTACTTCGTCTATTCAAGGAACAATCGAATTTCAAAATGTAAGCTATCGTTATTATGAAACGTCAGAAGATGTATTAAAAAATATAACGTTTTCGGTGAAGGCAGGGCAAACCGTTGGACTCATTGGTAAAACGGGTAGTGGTAAATCGACCCTTGTAAAGCTATTACCACGTCTATTTGATCCGACTAGTGGTAGCATTCTGCTTGATGGTAAACCGCTAAATCAATATGCATTGACCACATTACGTGAACATATTGGTTTTACCTCTCAAAAAGCGCTACTCTTTTCTGGCTCAATTGAAAAAAATATTCGTCTCGGTAAGGAAGCAGCGACACAAGAACAATTAAATCAGGCTCTCGAAGGGGCATGTGCATCTGAATTTGTTGAGAAGCTTGAACGAGGGCTAGCGCATGAACTATCACAGAGCGCAACGAATTTATCTGGCGGCCAGAAGCAACGGTTAGCCCTTACACGCGCATTTGTAAGACAGCCAACTATATTAGTTTTGGACGATACCACATCTGCTCTTGATAGCGCTTCTGAAAAGCATGTGCAGCAGGCGATAAGCGAACATTTTCAAGAAACGACAACATTTATCGTCGCGTCGAAAATTACTTCCATCCAACAGGCAGATCTTATTTTAGTGTTAGAGGATGGCGAAATTGTTGGTCAAGGTACGCATCAACAATTATTACAAAGTAACCAACCATACCAAGCAATCTACGCTTCACAGCAAAAGGCTGGTGAACAACAATGA
- a CDS encoding ABC transporter ATP-binding protein has translation MSQNQPKQMNFGRGPRMGGPAEKAKNQKTTILRVWQYIRQQKVGLFFSIFFVIASTFLSLAGPYLIGHIVDDYIMKKQVAGTIRLGIVLACIFTVASIFTWLQTYVMIQVAMKTIRTLRLDLFKKLQTLTLKFFDQRALGDLMSRVTNDIDNLNTALAQSVTQIVSSILTVIGVSIAMFSLSWQLAIVTLIIIPLIVFTTKQIVKRSSKNYAARQRDLGKLNGTIEEMITGAEVLTLFGKEQQTIESFRKQNNNLRDSAQRAEITSGLLGPINNFMNNLGLAVVIGTGAFLAVKGVVTVGIIAAFVTYTRQFFRPLNQLSNLLNTFQSAIAGAERVFEILDEPSEVADKKHAIDSRRLKGEVAFQHVSFSYLPNQPILKNINFHAKAGDTIALVGPTGSGKTTIINLLTRFYDVDAGEILIDGHNIEDYKMATIRERVGVVLQDTYLFTGTIRENIRFGKLDASDAEVEEAAKIANAHNFIKYLPARYDTAVQAGGANLSQGQRQLIAIARAILENADILILDEATSSVDTQTEVDIQKGLQHLMRGRTSFVIAHRLKTIENADQILVIQQGEIVEQGNHRQLMQKQGIYRNLQQKLLLEKDELNL, from the coding sequence ATGAGTCAAAATCAACCAAAGCAAATGAATTTTGGACGTGGGCCACGTATGGGTGGACCTGCTGAAAAGGCCAAAAACCAAAAAACAACAATTTTACGTGTATGGCAATATATCAGACAACAAAAAGTAGGGCTGTTCTTTTCGATATTTTTTGTTATCGCCTCTACATTTTTAAGTTTGGCAGGACCTTATTTGATCGGACATATTGTTGATGATTATATTATGAAAAAGCAAGTTGCAGGTACGATACGACTCGGTATTGTGCTAGCTTGTATTTTTACAGTAGCATCAATTTTCACTTGGCTACAAACTTATGTCATGATTCAAGTGGCAATGAAGACAATTCGTACATTACGGCTGGACCTATTTAAAAAACTGCAAACATTAACACTGAAATTTTTCGATCAACGTGCACTTGGTGATTTAATGAGTCGTGTAACGAATGATATTGATAATTTAAATACAGCATTGGCACAAAGTGTGACTCAAATCGTGTCGTCCATTTTAACAGTAATCGGTGTTAGTATTGCGATGTTCTCACTTAGCTGGCAATTAGCCATTGTGACACTAATCATTATTCCTTTAATTGTTTTCACTACAAAGCAAATTGTTAAACGTAGTAGTAAAAACTATGCAGCGCGTCAACGTGATTTAGGCAAACTGAATGGAACAATTGAGGAAATGATTACGGGAGCGGAGGTACTTACACTTTTCGGTAAAGAGCAACAAACGATTGAATCGTTCCGTAAACAAAATAACAACCTACGCGACTCAGCACAACGCGCAGAAATTACATCAGGCTTATTAGGTCCAATCAATAACTTTATGAATAATTTAGGGCTAGCTGTTGTAATCGGTACTGGTGCATTTTTAGCGGTCAAAGGGGTAGTGACTGTCGGGATAATCGCGGCATTTGTCACATACACTCGTCAATTTTTCCGTCCATTGAATCAGCTGTCGAATTTATTGAATACGTTCCAATCAGCGATTGCAGGGGCAGAACGAGTATTTGAAATTTTAGACGAACCATCGGAAGTCGCGGATAAAAAGCATGCAATTGATAGTCGACGCTTGAAAGGGGAGGTTGCATTTCAGCATGTTTCCTTTAGCTATTTGCCAAATCAACCTATTCTAAAAAATATTAATTTCCATGCTAAGGCAGGGGACACCATTGCACTTGTTGGTCCGACTGGCTCAGGGAAAACAACGATAATTAACCTACTAACTCGTTTTTATGATGTGGATGCTGGTGAAATTCTTATTGATGGTCATAATATTGAGGACTACAAGATGGCAACGATTCGAGAGCGCGTTGGGGTCGTGTTACAAGATACTTATTTATTCACTGGTACGATTCGTGAAAATATTCGCTTTGGCAAGCTAGATGCTTCGGATGCAGAGGTGGAGGAAGCGGCAAAAATTGCGAATGCGCATAATTTTATAAAGTATCTCCCAGCGCGATATGATACAGCTGTACAGGCAGGCGGTGCTAATTTAAGTCAAGGGCAACGACAGCTTATAGCCATTGCACGCGCCATTTTAGAAAATGCTGATATTTTAATATTGGATGAAGCGACATCTAGCGTAGATACGCAAACAGAGGTCGATATTCAAAAAGGGTTACAGCATTTAATGCGTGGTCGCACTAGCTTTGTCATTGCACACCGTCTGAAAACTATTGAAAACGCCGATCAAATTTTAGTTATTCAACAAGGTGAAATTGTTGAACAAGGTAACCATCGGCAACTTATGCAAAAACAAGGGATATACAGAAACCTTCAGCAAAAGTTACTTTTAGAAAAAGATGAGCTAAATTTATAA
- a CDS encoding sigma-70 family RNA polymerase sigma factor, translated as MKTQKDACLTKAMTQYGDYLVRVCYTYVQNWAVAEDLVQDTFVKYYEKMDQFREEASVKTYLYRIAINHCHNYLSSWRYKQIQVIEYWNNLMGNEVNPVAQLLTNESDTMLVAAIEKLPTKYKDVLLLFHFAELSLNEVAETLKMKENTVKTRLRRARQLIGMTLQEEGFEYGSDS; from the coding sequence ATGAAAACTCAGAAGGATGCTTGCTTAACAAAAGCGATGACGCAGTATGGCGATTATTTAGTACGTGTGTGCTATACATATGTACAAAACTGGGCAGTAGCCGAAGATTTAGTGCAGGATACATTCGTAAAATATTATGAAAAAATGGACCAATTTCGTGAAGAAGCATCTGTAAAAACATATTTGTATCGTATTGCTATTAACCATTGCCATAATTATTTATCTAGTTGGCGTTATAAACAAATACAAGTTATAGAGTATTGGAATAATTTAATGGGCAATGAAGTAAATCCAGTTGCTCAACTACTTACAAATGAGTCTGATACTATGTTAGTTGCAGCTATTGAGAAACTACCTACAAAATACAAGGATGTCCTATTACTATTTCACTTTGCGGAATTATCGTTAAATGAAGTAGCTGAAACATTAAAGATGAAAGAAAATACAGTCAAAACGAGACTCAGAAGGGCACGTCAATTAATTGGCATGACATTGCAGGAGGAGGGATTTGAATATGGATCAGATTCGTAA
- a CDS encoding toast rack family protein gives MKKLIGFALIFSASLLILTGCFSFIPEKVKEQENTLSVKKDNAEKLEVEINLGVGELTVAKGAKEWMEGNAQYNIKKLAPKVHYKQRGKTGDLVIEHKGSTKIGLGNIKNFWDIELNEDIPMDLSVETGASKAKLDLRGLKLENLDIETGVGDLYVDLGGDWNKSFETNIETGVGQTTVILPSTVGVKITTDKGIGSINLEGFIAKGKGIFVNEAYEKADVILEINAEMGVGDITFKLDK, from the coding sequence GTGAAAAAATTGATAGGCTTTGCTTTAATATTTAGTGCTTCGTTGCTCATATTAACAGGTTGTTTTTCTTTTATTCCAGAGAAAGTAAAAGAACAGGAAAATACATTGTCAGTTAAAAAGGATAATGCAGAAAAATTAGAAGTAGAAATAAATCTAGGTGTCGGCGAATTGACGGTTGCAAAAGGTGCAAAGGAATGGATGGAAGGAAATGCTCAATATAACATAAAGAAACTAGCACCAAAAGTCCACTACAAACAACGCGGGAAAACTGGTGATTTAGTCATCGAACATAAAGGATCTACTAAAATTGGACTTGGCAATATTAAAAACTTTTGGGATATCGAACTGAATGAAGATATACCAATGGATCTTTCTGTAGAGACAGGAGCATCAAAAGCAAAGTTAGATTTACGTGGGCTAAAGCTTGAAAACTTAGATATTGAAACAGGTGTAGGCGACTTATACGTTGATTTAGGTGGCGATTGGAATAAAAGCTTCGAAACGAATATTGAAACAGGTGTTGGTCAAACTACAGTTATTTTACCTTCTACAGTCGGCGTAAAAATAACAACTGATAAAGGAATTGGCTCAATTAATTTGGAGGGCTTTATTGCTAAAGGTAAAGGAATTTTTGTCAATGAAGCATATGAAAAAGCAGATGTTATATTAGAGATAAACGCTGAAATGGGCGTGGGTGATATTACATTTAAGCTGGATAAATAG
- a CDS encoding tubby C-terminal domain-like protein, protein MRTFTYKQPAAIESTNVVQIVDEEGQVSSNVQRIYSNGLKKVFDRMMDYRYFVQFDVRAQDGQRLFTCKKISRRGRVHFKGKDILTGKDYMIAYDGWQIMIPDLIITDGHLKIMLNKEMEDWSVFTLDEQPIARWQAIFHETHFDITLQIEDTSPIQHEAFFIAIGQAVLFVGA, encoded by the coding sequence TTGAGAACTTTTACATATAAGCAACCCGCAGCGATTGAATCGACAAACGTAGTTCAAATAGTGGATGAGGAAGGGCAAGTCTCTTCAAATGTTCAGCGGATATACTCTAACGGATTGAAAAAGGTATTTGACCGTATGATGGATTATCGGTATTTTGTACAATTTGATGTAAGGGCACAAGATGGGCAACGTCTTTTTACATGTAAAAAAATATCACGTCGGGGCCGTGTGCATTTTAAAGGGAAAGACATTTTAACAGGTAAAGATTATATGATTGCCTATGATGGCTGGCAAATCATGATTCCAGATTTAATCATAACAGATGGTCACCTTAAAATAATGCTGAATAAGGAAATGGAAGACTGGTCAGTGTTTACATTGGATGAACAGCCAATTGCACGCTGGCAAGCAATTTTTCATGAAACCCATTTTGATATTACACTCCAAATTGAAGATACTAGCCCGATTCAGCATGAAGCCTTTTTTATTGCAATAGGACAGGCTGTGTTGTTTGTTGGTGCATAA
- a CDS encoding DoxX-like family protein codes for MKKKPIYVEVDMQASIEDAWKYTQNPKLHEKWDLRFTKITYEDKKHPNEPQRFTYETKVMPGVKVNGWGESKGEHIKKDGSKISSLHFGTPQKISPIAEGKGYWKYIPKDHGLTFLTQYDYEVRFGKLGKLFDFAFRPIMGWATALSFDVLKRWLEQGENPSTQYRRFFLTMFISIFFCFIWLYHGLVPKVMVQHPDEVMMVKESLTFLNGANLNLPFLVFCIGIIEMIFALCWLLPRGKRLLFLIQIILFPLLTLCVLGVNINIAMAPFNPVTFNGALWVLSIVGYILSKDLPSAKTCKRKRGEEG; via the coding sequence ATGAAAAAAAAACCGATATACGTTGAGGTTGATATGCAAGCATCAATTGAAGATGCTTGGAAATATACCCAAAATCCGAAGCTTCATGAAAAGTGGGATTTGCGCTTTACTAAAATTACATATGAAGATAAAAAGCATCCAAATGAGCCTCAACGTTTTACCTACGAAACGAAAGTAATGCCTGGTGTAAAAGTGAATGGTTGGGGGGAAAGCAAAGGGGAGCATATAAAAAAAGATGGTTCGAAAATTTCCTCTTTGCATTTTGGGACGCCACAGAAAATATCGCCAATCGCAGAGGGAAAAGGATACTGGAAGTACATCCCTAAAGATCATGGATTAACATTTTTAACGCAATATGATTATGAAGTGCGTTTTGGCAAACTTGGTAAACTCTTTGATTTTGCATTTCGTCCGATAATGGGCTGGGCAACAGCACTTAGCTTTGATGTATTGAAAAGATGGCTTGAGCAAGGAGAAAATCCAAGTACCCAGTACCGACGTTTCTTTTTAACAATGTTTATAAGTATATTTTTTTGCTTTATATGGCTGTACCATGGTCTTGTGCCAAAAGTAATGGTTCAGCATCCTGATGAAGTGATGATGGTAAAGGAATCACTTACTTTTCTGAATGGTGCCAATCTAAATCTACCGTTTCTAGTTTTTTGCATTGGTATTATAGAAATGATTTTTGCACTCTGCTGGTTATTACCAAGGGGAAAACGGCTACTCTTTCTAATACAAATTATTTTGTTTCCATTATTAACATTATGCGTGTTAGGGGTAAATATAAATATAGCGATGGCGCCATTTAATCCAGTGACCTTTAATGGTGCATTATGGGTATTATCCATTGTCGGGTATATACTTAGTAAAGATTTACCTAGTGCAAAAACTTGTAAACGAAAGCGAGGGGAAGAGGGATGA
- a CDS encoding DUF4166 domain-containing protein yields MTIYQTLLGEDYKRLHPKLQQRYALPLNQTFSAKGVMHSIQSGAKWIRPFYIVAAKFKFLFPESGKDVPFTISNICRQLPNGELEVKWERTFFMSKKTRHFDARMTVDPVKKVVKDYLGSPALFYSDLLFSVTREGKLVIRSGAQRFVMSKLECKIPKMLEGHVNVEEGYDDSKNVFTIHVNIHNPLLGRLMMYAGEFTQKSL; encoded by the coding sequence ATGACCATTTATCAAACATTATTAGGTGAAGATTATAAAAGACTTCATCCGAAACTCCAACAGCGCTATGCATTGCCATTAAATCAAACTTTTTCTGCAAAAGGTGTTATGCATAGTATCCAATCAGGAGCGAAATGGATACGTCCTTTTTATATCGTTGCAGCTAAGTTTAAGTTTTTATTTCCCGAATCAGGAAAGGATGTTCCGTTTACAATAAGCAATATTTGTCGCCAATTACCTAATGGAGAACTAGAAGTGAAATGGGAACGAACTTTTTTTATGAGTAAAAAGACAAGGCATTTTGATGCAAGGATGACAGTAGATCCAGTCAAAAAGGTTGTTAAGGATTATTTGGGTTCACCAGCTCTTTTCTATTCGGACTTATTGTTTTCTGTAACACGTGAGGGGAAATTAGTAATACGGTCTGGTGCACAACGTTTTGTTATGTCTAAGCTAGAATGTAAAATTCCTAAAATGTTAGAAGGACATGTGAATGTCGAGGAAGGCTATGATGACAGCAAAAATGTTTTTACCATTCATGTAAATATTCATAATCCACTTTTAGGGAGGTTAATGATGTATGCTGGCGAATTTACGCAAAAATCTCTTTAG
- a CDS encoding YndJ family protein, whose amino-acid sequence MLANLRKNLFSPVLFLGWILFIICYLFSKQPNYLILLTFAQLVLVPAMVKIVVSFNKKGHVIMSVMMIAVTLLHWLADSELAIYLAIVYVLYTAFIALQGVTRFLHRGFVNIAEIAIDIGLIYILIGGLWFFAYIAEIDTGFSPLITWLTAIHFHYSACLLAISIGLFGRIHKSKGYNIVVLILLTGPLLVALGIAFSTIIEIVSVMLYIVAIYWLFKLTLKISLPKRQCILLQVSYGALCFTIVWSLLYAFGNFSGIIIVSIPGMLTFHGLVNCFLFGLIGVIAWGLEVPISTHQSYTFPVSRIRGKLHTTGDAHAGLVDALQDFVDTSHLPTVIPHFYEHTNCYQLIASVQWRAWFKPLAFIYQGISRWMQQLNLPLTSKQVEMNGVIVKVDERQDGRQAPRAWIRTIDEQTTFVAIYSQHTTAQTTFMNIALPLPFSTMIGILYVYEKDGDLHITSSNGGDAGIYLAMKHYVFRLPLNEHFTITAKNETTLSAVHTMRIFGLPFLRIDYQIERK is encoded by the coding sequence ATGCTGGCGAATTTACGCAAAAATCTCTTTAGTCCAGTGTTATTCCTTGGATGGATACTCTTTATTATTTGCTATCTATTTAGTAAGCAACCGAATTATTTAATTTTACTTACATTTGCTCAACTTGTATTAGTGCCTGCAATGGTAAAAATCGTCGTATCTTTCAATAAAAAGGGTCATGTAATTATGAGTGTGATGATGATTGCTGTAACACTGTTGCATTGGTTAGCTGATAGTGAGCTGGCAATTTACTTAGCAATTGTATACGTTCTTTATACAGCGTTTATTGCATTACAAGGGGTGACACGATTTTTACACAGGGGTTTTGTGAATATCGCTGAGATTGCTATTGATATTGGACTCATATATATATTGATTGGAGGACTGTGGTTCTTTGCTTACATTGCGGAAATCGATACAGGATTTTCTCCGTTAATTACGTGGTTAACCGCTATTCATTTTCACTATTCTGCATGTTTATTAGCTATTTCCATTGGCTTGTTTGGAAGGATACATAAAAGTAAAGGATACAATATCGTTGTTTTAATTTTACTGACAGGCCCACTGCTCGTAGCACTTGGAATAGCATTTTCAACAATTATTGAAATTGTGTCCGTTATGCTCTACATAGTTGCAATCTATTGGTTGTTTAAGCTTACGTTAAAGATAAGTTTACCAAAAAGACAGTGTATTTTGTTGCAGGTATCTTACGGTGCATTATGTTTTACAATAGTATGGTCTTTACTTTACGCATTCGGTAATTTCTCTGGCATTATCATTGTCAGTATACCAGGTATGCTAACATTTCATGGCTTAGTAAATTGCTTCCTGTTTGGGTTGATAGGTGTAATAGCATGGGGCTTGGAAGTTCCGATTTCTACACATCAATCATATACTTTTCCAGTAAGTCGTATACGTGGAAAATTACATACAACAGGAGATGCACATGCTGGTTTAGTCGATGCGCTTCAAGATTTTGTCGATACGAGTCATCTTCCTACAGTCATTCCTCATTTTTATGAACACACCAACTGTTATCAATTAATTGCTTCCGTACAATGGCGAGCATGGTTTAAACCACTAGCGTTTATTTATCAAGGTATTAGTCGTTGGATGCAGCAGCTTAATTTACCTTTAACAAGCAAGCAAGTGGAGATGAATGGCGTCATTGTCAAAGTAGATGAACGACAGGATGGTCGACAAGCGCCACGAGCATGGATTCGTACGATCGATGAGCAAACAACATTTGTGGCCATCTATTCACAACATACGACAGCTCAAACAACTTTTATGAATATTGCTTTACCACTCCCTTTTTCAACAATGATAGGTATTTTATATGTTTATGAAAAAGACGGGGACTTACATATAACGAGTTCCAATGGAGGGGATGCAGGCATTTATTTAGCAATGAAACACTATGTATTTAGACTTCCTTTAAATGAGCATTTTACTATTACTGCTAAAAATGAGACAACATTATCGGCTGTGCATACGATGCGCATTTTTGGACTGCCCTTTTTGCGTATAGATTATCAGATCGAACGAAAATAA
- a CDS encoding methyl-accepting chemotaxis protein produces MHFKSIGKRIVFAFSIVVAVIVFYISFNFYEISQSNKATEQIVDEELQLLITDYELASTIGLRIAAARGYVLSGNEKYINIYNENVERALENEQKRLSISESSEFTKYAEMAKEWSSYVQKEVFDVYDKGNVELAVHNLAAMDTKATEIREGYEGLAEQRKQSINAVGDSLLTSGERKQTASIIVGILIVVIAIITALISARLISKPIILITKRMQRITEGVLSEPALIVKTKDEIGQLTEATNTMSQILNDLLKHIQSVSNEVATHSEELMQSATEVKEGTEQIVDTVGEIASGTEVQASNASDVATSMTDFSTKVTDVNQSSKDVYQFSESVMKLTEEGKELMEASTQQMMTIDFIVKDSVEKVDELNKQTQEISKIIAVIHEIAAQTNLLALNAAIEAARAGEHGKGFAVVADEVRKLAEQVSASINEITTIIKIIQDDSMTVTTSLEKGYGEVAKGTTQIVSTNETFSDIANAVYSMSSSIVQMSTKLEEVVQSTMDINKSVDEIAAVSEQSAAGIQETSATIEQAASSMDEIKNSSSNLAEMAENLNDLVGKFKL; encoded by the coding sequence ATGCACTTTAAATCCATCGGCAAAAGAATTGTTTTTGCATTTAGTATTGTAGTAGCTGTAATTGTTTTCTATATTAGTTTTAATTTTTATGAAATCTCGCAAAGTAATAAGGCAACTGAACAAATTGTAGATGAGGAATTACAATTATTAATAACTGATTATGAGTTAGCATCAACAATTGGTTTACGGATTGCAGCAGCACGTGGATATGTGTTATCTGGTAATGAAAAATATATAAATATTTATAATGAAAACGTAGAAAGAGCCCTAGAAAATGAACAAAAACGTTTATCTATTTCGGAATCATCGGAATTTACCAAATATGCAGAAATGGCAAAAGAATGGAGTAGCTATGTCCAAAAAGAAGTATTTGATGTATATGACAAAGGAAATGTGGAATTAGCTGTACATAATTTAGCGGCAATGGATACAAAAGCTACAGAAATTCGTGAAGGTTACGAAGGTTTAGCAGAACAACGAAAACAATCCATTAATGCGGTAGGGGATTCCCTGCTTACGTCAGGTGAGCGTAAGCAAACAGCAAGTATTATCGTTGGAATACTTATAGTCGTCATTGCAATTATTACAGCGCTAATTAGTGCGCGTCTTATTTCGAAGCCGATTATTTTAATTACTAAACGCATGCAACGCATTACAGAGGGTGTTTTAAGTGAGCCTGCATTAATTGTAAAAACAAAGGATGAAATAGGGCAATTAACTGAAGCGACAAACACTATGTCTCAAATTTTAAATGATTTGTTAAAGCATATTCAATCTGTTTCAAATGAAGTGGCTACACACAGTGAGGAATTAATGCAATCAGCTACAGAGGTAAAAGAAGGTACAGAGCAAATCGTTGATACGGTTGGAGAAATAGCGAGTGGAACAGAAGTGCAAGCGAGTAATGCTTCTGATGTTGCGACAAGCATGACTGACTTTTCAACTAAAGTAACGGACGTCAACCAAAGTAGTAAGGATGTCTATCAGTTCTCTGAATCTGTAATGAAGTTAACCGAAGAAGGTAAAGAGCTTATGGAAGCTTCTACACAGCAGATGATGACCATTGACTTTATTGTGAAGGATTCGGTTGAAAAGGTTGACGAGCTCAATAAACAAACACAGGAAATCTCTAAAATTATTGCGGTCATTCATGAAATTGCAGCCCAAACAAATTTATTAGCGCTAAACGCAGCAATCGAAGCGGCACGTGCTGGCGAGCATGGTAAGGGCTTTGCCGTTGTAGCAGATGAAGTCCGAAAACTAGCTGAACAAGTATCCGCATCAATTAATGAAATCACGACTATTATTAAAATAATTCAAGATGATTCCATGACTGTCACTACATCTTTAGAAAAAGGCTATGGAGAGGTTGCAAAAGGAACAACTCAAATCGTTTCCACTAATGAGACATTTAGTGACATTGCCAATGCTGTTTATTCCATGTCATCTAGCATTGTCCAAATGTCTACTAAGTTAGAGGAAGTTGTTCAAAGTACGATGGATATTAATAAATCAGTTGATGAAATTGCTGCTGTTTCAGAGCAATCAGCAGCGGGTATTCAAGAAACCTCTGCAACGATTGAACAAGCTGCAAGCTCTATGGATGAAATTAAAAATAGTTCAAGTAATTTAGCGGAAATGGCAGAAAATTTAAATGACCTAGTTGGTAAATTTAAATTATAA